From Pedobacter aquae:
CTAAATCGTGTCCAAAAGGTTTTTCTATAACAATTCTATTTCTTTGTTCTTTATTTTCGATGTTAATAGTGGCAACACCCTTAGAAATGATAGGGAAAAACTGTGGCGCTACAGATAAATAATGAATGATGTTAGATTCTTCGCCCCACTCCTGATCTTTTTCTTTGATGATAGCCTCTAAATCCTGATATGTTTTGTCTTTTTTAGCATCAGATTGTAAGTATTGGATACAAGAAGAAAACACTTTCCACTTTGCAGCATCAGCTTTTCCGCTTCTAGAAAACTTATTGATACCATCTAATAAAATTTCTCTGAATTTTTGGTTATCATAATCTGTTCTTCCCAAGCCTACAATGGTAAACTTTGCTGGCATGTAGCCATCTAAGTATAAATTATACAGTGCTGGTATTAGTTTTCTGGCGGCAAGGTCTCCGGTTCCACCAAAAATGGTAAATACTGTTGGTTTGGGTTTAATGTTTGTGGTTTTCATCGTTTTATTATAGGTTGGTGATACCTATTTTGTTTAGTTAAGTTTTATTTAGGGATTTACCGATTGTACGCAAAAATCATCATCTTTTTGCCACATGAAAGCGCCTCCTTTTATTCCGTCTCTGTTACGAGCAATTTTTATATTATCGTCTAGTTTGAAAGTTATTTTTTTAGCATTTCCGCCACTAAGGTAAAGTTTATCGTAATTAATTACGGTTTTAAATGTCTTTAAAACATCTTTTACATTTTTATTCCACTCTTCTAGGCCATCCTCAATTAAAGCATCGTCACCAATAAATTTATCGTAAGTAAGATTTTTTCTAACTGGCAAATGCGCCAATTCTAGATGCGGGAGTAAACTCCCATCCATAAACAAAGCGGTACCAAAGCCGGTTCCTAAAGTAATAACCATTTCTAAGCCTTCGCCAGATATTAAGCCAAAACCCTGCATATCAGCATCATTAAGTAACCTTACGGGCTTTTTTAGTTCTTTTGCAATAAGGAGAGCCAAATTGCAACCCGCCCATAATGGAGTGCCTAAGTTAGGCGCTGTAGCGATAATGCCTTTTTTTACATAACCAGGGAAACCAACGGATATTTTATCGAAAGAAGGAAAATTAGCAGTAAGCTTCTTAATGGCTTTGATAACATTTTCTGGACTTGCTTTTTCCGGAGTAGGAACTTTTTGATATTCTACCAACATCTCTCCGGAGGTATTTAAGACAGTTGCTTTAATACTTGTTCCGCCAATATCAATAGCTAAAATGTGTTCTTGTTTCATAGAATTATCATGATTATTTAATCAATTATTGCATTTAATAATTCTGTTGCTAAGCTAAACATTATTCAATCATTTAGAAGCTTATGGCTTAAATGCTAAAGTATATGACATTTACAACACAAAACAGGCCACTAGCTATAGCTGATGAACAAAATCTTGCATGGCTTTACCTGGGTTGGCAGTTTTCATAAAATTCTCTCCAATTAAAAAACCATTGAAGCCTGCTTTTTTTAATATTTTGATGGTCTCTGGACTATCGATAGCACTTTCAGAAACTTTTAAAAATTCTGATGGAATAGTTTGCGCCAATTGTAATGAGGTATCTATAGAAACTGTAAAATCTTTTAAATTTCTATTGTTTACCCCAACAACATCTATGTATGGATTTAAACTAAAATCAAGCTCTTCCTGGCTATGGACTTCTAAAAGCGTACTTAAACCTAAAGATTTAGCCAATTTTGCAAAAGCAGTTATTTCTTCTTTGGTTAAACAAGCAGCTATCAGTAAAATAATATCAGCACCAATAGCTTTGGCTTCTATAATCTGATATTCATCTACCATAAAATCTTTACGCAAAATAGGGATGTTGTTTACCGCTCTTGCAGCCATTAAATCATCATCATGCCCCATAAAAAATCACGATCTGTTAAAACAGATAAAGCCGATGCGCCTGCCTGATTATAACCTGTAGTAACTTCTTCTACCGTAACTTGGTTGTTAATGATTCCTTTAGATGGCGATTTCCTTTTAAACTCGGCAATAATACCCGTACGTTCTGGATGCGTTAAGAAGTCTTTTAAGCTATAAGTTTCACGTGAAAAAGCAGCTCTTTTTTCTAAATCGGCGATACTGGTTTTAGCTTTACAAGCGGCAACTTCTTCCTTTTTGCGTAAAACAATTTTATCTAAAATATTCATGTAAGCTATTAATGAGATAACCAATTATTAATCATTTCTTTTCCATACTCGGTTAAAACCGATTCTGGATGAAACTGAACTCCTCTAACATCTAAAGTTTTATGCTTCAGGGCCATGGCAACACCATGCTCATCTACCGCAGTAATTTCTAAATCGGCAGGTAAATTTTCTGATTTTACTGCCCAAGAATGGTATCTACCCACTTTAAATTGTGTTGGTAAACCTTCAAAGGTAGCGTCTTTTGCAGTTACTTGAATTTGTGTAGCAGTACCATGTACAGGCTTGCTCAGGTTGTACAACTCGCCACCAAAAACTTCGGCAATGGCTTGCTGACCTAAACAAACGCCCATGATACTTTTTTTGGCCGCATAATTTTTAATAACCTCTAAAAGCAAACCAGCCTCTGAGGGTATACCAGGCCCTGGTGATAATAAAATTTTATCAAACTGTTCTACATCTTCCAATTTAAATTTATCGTTTCTCCAAACGGTAGCATCATGCCCCAACTCATGAAGTAAATGCACCAAATTATAGGTAAACGAGTCGTAATTATCAATAACAAGAATCTTCATAACTTAAATTTCTTTAGCCATAAAAATGGCTTTTCTTAACGCTGCAATTTTATTATTTACTTCATTCAACTCACTTTCTGCATCAGAATCTGCAACAATACCTGCGCCTGCTTGGTAGTGTAATCGCTTGTCTTTGCTCAAGAAAGACCTAATCATGATGGCGTGGTTAAAATCTCCGTTAAAACCTAAAAAACCTATGGCACCACTATAAAAACTGCGTTTTATATTTTCATTTTCATCGATGATTTCCATGGCTCTGTATTTAGGTGCACCGCTAAGCGTACCTGCCGGGAAGGTATCGGCCACAATTTTAAAAGAATTGACACCTTCTTTTAAAGTCCCGCTAACTTTAGAAACTAAATGGATTAAATGCGAGTAAAATTGGGCTTCTTTATAAGCCTTAACCTCTACATTTTTGCAATGTCTGCTTAAATCATTGCGGGCTAAATCAACCAACATCACATGCTCTGATGACTCTTTCGGGTCGTTCATCAATTTCTCTGCAATGGCTTTATCTTCTATATCATTTCCAGATCTTTTAAAAGTTCCGGCAATTGGGAAGATACTTGCAACTCGGTTTTTAATCGTTAATTGGGCTTCTGGCGATGAACCAAAAATTTTAAAACTTCCGTAATCAAAATAAAAAAGGTAAGGAGATGGGTTGATGGATCTTAAAGCTCTGTAAACGTTAAATTCATCACCCCTAAATGGCGTTTGAAAAGCTCTCGATGGTACAATTTGAAAAACATCACCTCTGTAAATGTGCTTTTTCATTTTTTCTACCAAAGCTTTAAACTCCTCGTCTTTTAGGTTTGATGTTTCCTCACCATCTACATAAAACTTATACTCGGGAAAGTTTTTGTTTTTGATAAGGTATTCTATCTTTTCTAAACCTGTGCTTTCTTTATCAAAATCTGTTTCGTTTTTGATGATGTAAAGCTCGTTTTTGAAGTGGTCTATAGCAATAATATACCTGTAAACATGGTATTGCATGGTTGGTATAGAACGGTCTTTTCTAGTATCAGCTTTAAGCTGGATATCTTCAAAATAAGTAACCGCTTCATGCGTAAAATAGCCAAATAAACCGTCGGTTATGAACTTCAAACTAGGGTCGGCATTACTTTCAAAACTATTTCTAAAAGCACTAACCTCATCTACCAAATTAAAGGTGCCTTTTTCTTTTCTGATGAATTTATCATCTGGGAAAGTGGCTGTAAAAACATCATTTTCTAGTTTAATACCAGCTATAGGGTCACAACAAACATAGCTCATGCTATTTTCTTTGCTATGGTAATCAGAGCTTTCTAACAATAAGGTGTTTGGGAAAACATCTCTTAACCTTAAATATATACTTACTGGCGTGGTAGTATCTGCCAGTAATTTATGATGAACGATGTTGATTTTATATTTTTCCATTTTTATGCTTTTACCTGATGAAACAAAAAAACCCGACAGTTTAGCGTCGGGTTTTGATATTTGTTTAGGTTTGGGTTGAAATTCAATTTTTCTTCAAATACAATAACCGATGCTACATATGACTGTACCACCACCACTTTAAAGTATTTGTTTTCATTTTCATTGTGCAGCAAAAATATAAAGAAATTTGAATTACAGAATTTTTTCTTCAAAAAAAGGATTTACCCAACCTTACATATTCCACCAAGGGTTTCTATCTTTCATGGTGAAGATAGCCGCTAAAATAATCAGCAATGCAATAGAGTAGAAAACCCCAATAGCTTTGTGTTTTGCTTTTGCTTCTACAGCTTTTTTAGATTTAGAGTGCCCTACGGTTATTAAAACAATGGCAATAATCATCATGCTGATGTGTTCTACATTCCAGTATCTGGTTACAGGATTACTCATTTGAGAGAAATCTACGCTTGGGCTCATGAAATACAATACCAAACCTAAAACCAATTGTATGTGTGCCGATATCAAAGTAAATAAATTGATTTTTCTATTTCCCTCTGTATATGGCTTGCTGCCTGCTGTTAAAGATTGAACAATGGCAACTAAAATTAAAATTAAGACAACGTATCTTAATAAAGAGTGGGTGTGTACTAATCCGGTATACATATTTAATTTTTTTAACTACCAAATATAAGACAATAAACGTGTTAATTGTTTTTAAATTTACTGCTAAAATAAAATCAGCTACCTTTATAAATAAGACATTTTTATGGAAGAAAATCCTTGGCAAATATTAGAAAGCAAAGCTATTTACGATAATCCTTGGATTGAGATTACCGAGCATCAGGTAATAAACCCAACTGGTGGAAAAGGCATTTATGGCGAGGTACATTTTAAAAATTACGCCATAGGCATTATTGCTTTAGATGATGATGATCAAATATGGTTGGTAGGCCAATACAGGTTTCCATTAAAAGCTTACAGCTGGGAAATACCAGAAGGTGGCGGACCATTAAATACCAATCCATTAGCATCCGCAAAAAGAGAATTGCTAGAAGAAACAGGTTTAGTTGCCCAACACTGGGAAGAACTTTTACGCATGCACCTTTCTAATTCTGTTTCTGATGAATTAGCAATTATTTATCTGGCTCGAGATTTTGAACAGTTTGAAGCACAACCAGAAGAAACAGAAGAACTTGTTGTAAAAAAGTTCATTTTGAAGAAGCTTACCAAATGGTTTTACGTGGCGAAATTACAGATTCTATGAGTGTTGCAGCCATTTTAAGATTAAAATTGATTAAAGCCAAATTGTAATGCGCAATCTCTTTCTTCTATTTATACTCGTGATTTTATGCTCTTGTAGCTTACAAAAAAGCAATCAACAAGTACTTTTAAAAGAAGATTTTTCAAATCTGGATACCAATAAAATCTGGTTGCTTAAAAGCCATACTTTTACAAATAATTTAGCTGTTTTTAATCCGGATAATATCCAAAATAAAAATCTTTTAGCGCTAAAGCTTAATCAAACAGATAGTAGTAAAACATCTTCTAAAAGCTTTGAGGGTGCAGAAATTAGAACTCGAAGAAAATACAAATACGGCAATTTTAAAGTTCTTTTAAAAGCTCCAAAAGGTAGTGGCATTGTATCTGGCTTTTTCTTGTACTTTCCGCATAGCTCAAAATTTAAAGAAATAGATTTTGAGTTTTTGGGAAAAGATACCTGCAAAGTTTACCTCAACCATTGGACAAATAAACAAGATAATGGCAAAGCCGTGGATATTCCTTTTGCTTTCCAAAATGAATTTCATGAATACCATTTAGAATGGAGAAAAAAATCTATCGTCTGGTATATGGATGGAAAAGAGCTTTACAGAACTCAGAATTTTATCCCCAAAAGAAGTATGCATTTGGTTTTTAACATTTGGATAAGCAAACATGAAAGTTGGGTGGGTAACTTAGATGAAAGCGCTTTGCCAGCTTTTTTTCAAATAAAACAGGTTGAAATAAGTAAATAAGGCATTTTTCTTAATTTAAATTAATACCCTAAATTTGATTTTTTATAAAATAAGATGAATAAATTATTTGGCTATTTGTTAAGCCCTATCCATTACTTTGTTTTTTTCTTAGCACTCGTAATTTTTCAGCCTATACAATGGTTATGTTTAAAATGGGGTGGTTATAGCGCTCACAAAAAATCTGTTGATATTTTAAATTTCTTTTTGGTAAGCTCCTATTATCTATTGGGAATAAGAGTGAGCTTTTATAACCCTCAAAACCTCCCTACAAACAGACCCATTATTTTTGTAGCCAACCACCAAAGTATGTATGATATACCTCCTTTAATTTGGTTTTTAAGAAAGTATCATGCAAAATTTATCTCCAAAATAGAGCTTACCAAAGGTATCCCCTCTATATCATTTAACTTAAAATATGGTGGCGGTGCTAATATAGATAGGAAAGACTCTAAACAATCTATCATTGAAATAGCCCGACTTGGCGAAAGGATGAAGAAAAATACTTGGGGAGCAGTTATTTTCCCGGAAGGTACCAGAAGCAAAAACGGAACAATGAAAGATTTTCAAATTGGTGGTATTGCCACACTATTAAAGAAAGCACCTGATGCTTTAATTGTACCTATTGCAATAGAAAATTCTTGGAAGGTTGTACAACACGGCTCTTTTCCTTTAAATGCGTTTGAGCACATCAAATTTACGATTCTTAACCCTATTGAGCCTAAAGAAATACCACTTGAAGAAACCATAATCAAGGCACAAAATGTTATTAAACAGATTGTTGAAAAAAAATAATTTTATAAAAGGTCTTTAAACGAAAAAAGTCTTCAAACGGGGAGAATGAAGACCTTTTATACTAACCAATTATAAACCTGTTACAAATATAGGTTTATTATCATAATCTCAAACAACGTTAACATTATTTAACATTTTGATAATACAGTAATAAAAATGTTGCATAAATAAAAAAGCCCTCGTCCGGTTGGAGAGGGCAATTAGGCTATAGTTGGATAGTTTAATATTTAAATATACGTATTTTTATAAAAGTTGCAATATTTTATTAAAAAAAGTTACAAAAATTATGAAATTATCATTTTAAATTTTTTAAAAAGTATTTATTATAACTTTTTATTGCTAAAAATATAATGTCTTTCTGGCGTGATGCATTGATTTAAGGGAATATCAAACTCATCTGCTACTAGTTTTTCTTCTATAGGCGGAAATAGAGATAAGCCAATTTTTAAAGCATCTTTTTTACAAGTACTTAAAAACCTATCGTAAAATCCGCCACCGTAACCAATTCTATTGCCGGATGCATCAAAAGCCAAAAGCGGAACAAAAACAACATCTATTATATCACTTGAGATGATATGCCCATAAACAGGCTCTGGAATATGGTATTCGTTTTTACGTAAAACTGTTTGATAATGATCAAAAACTACATTTTCTAGTTTTGACTCTTTAAAATTAGTTCTCGGGATAACAATTTTTAAATTGGGGTATTGATGTTTAAAAAAGGAAAGTATCTCAAACGTATCTACTTCGTTATTTTCTTTTATAGGTAAAAAGATGTGCACATATTGGTAAGCAGACCAATCTATGGATTTTATACGTTCTAAAATTTTATCATTTAAATCCCAAAATTCTGATTTACTGAGGCTTAAGCGCTTTAACCTCATTTTATTTCGAATTTCCTTTTTCAAATTAAGCGTGGATATTTTAAAGCACTAATATAAAGATTAGAAACAAAAAACGGCCTCTGTTTCAAAGAAACGAGACCGTTATCAACCTAAACCTAAATATGAAAATCTTAATTTTTTACTCTTTCTATGTAGCTACCAGTTGCGGTATCAACCTTTACTTTATCACCTTGATTGATAAATAAAGGCACTCTAATTTCTACACCTGTTTCAACGGTTGCTAATTTGGTAGCATTTGTTGAGGTATCGCCTTTTACAGCTGGCTCTGTATAAGTGATTTCTAACTCTACAGAATGTGGCGCCTGCGCCATAATAGGTTCTTCGCTTTCAAAAGCGATGATAACATTCATACCTTCTTTTAAGAAACGGGCAGCATCACCAAATAAGAATTTAGGAATATTAAATTGCTCATAAGTGCGATTATCCATCACCACAAAAAAATCAGCATCATCATATAAATACTGATAGTCATTGGTTTCAACACGGCAAATTTCAACCTCTTCATCAGTACGGAAACGATATTCAACCAATTTACCTGTTTTTACGTTACGCATTTTAGCTTGATAAAATGCTCTTAAGTTACCTGGTGTACGATGAATAAATTCTTCAACTGCAACTAAATCACCGTTAAATCTTAAGATATTACCGTTTTTAATTTCTGATGCTTTTGCCATGTTTGAATGCTTAATTTTGGGTGTGCAAAGGTATAATTAAATAATTTATATATCAATAATAATGCTGTGTTTCTGTTTTTTGTATGGTCTTTACTTATAATCTGCTAAGTATAACTGGTTTTTACAAAAAGAATATTCTTGGGCTTGGTTAGAACCAATTAACACCAATCTGTTTTCGGTATAGCTCTTTATCATCTCCTGGTACCAGTTGCTCCCTTGCTCGTCTAAATTAGAAGTTGGTTCATCTAGTATAAGAATAGGTGTATCTGATAAAAATGCTAAAGCCAATTTTACCCTTTGTTTCATCCCTGATGAAAAATATTTTACTGCCTTATTTTTATTAGCTACCATGTT
This genomic window contains:
- a CDS encoding family 16 glycosylhydrolase: MRNLFLLFILVILCSCSLQKSNQQVLLKEDFSNLDTNKIWLLKSHTFTNNLAVFNPDNIQNKNLLALKLNQTDSSKTSSKSFEGAEIRTRRKYKYGNFKVLLKAPKGSGIVSGFFLYFPHSSKFKEIDFEFLGKDTCKVYLNHWTNKQDNGKAVDIPFAFQNEFHEYHLEWRKKSIVWYMDGKELYRTQNFIPKRSMHLVFNIWISKHESWVGNLDESALPAFFQIKQVEISK
- a CDS encoding NUDIX hydrolase, producing MEENPWQILESKAIYDNPWIEITEHQVINPTGGKGIYGEVHFKNYAIGIIALDDDDQIWLVGQYRFPLKAYSWEIPEGGGPLNTNPLASAKRELLEETGLVAQHWEELLRMHLSNSVSDELAIIYLARDFEQFEAQPEETEELVVKKFILKKLTKWFYVAKLQIL
- a CDS encoding 5-formyltetrahydrofolate cyclo-ligase, yielding MKKEIRNKMRLKRLSLSKSEFWDLNDKILERIKSIDWSAYQYVHIFLPIKENNEVDTFEILSFFKHQYPNLKIVIPRTNFKESKLENVVFDHYQTVLRKNEYHIPEPVYGHIISSDIIDVVFVPLLAFDASGNRIGYGGGFYDRFLSTCKKDALKIGLSLFPPIEEKLVADEFDIPLNQCITPERHYIFSNKKL
- a CDS encoding anthranilate synthase component I family protein — encoded protein: MEKYKINIVHHKLLADTTTPVSIYLRLRDVFPNTLLLESSDYHSKENSMSYVCCDPIAGIKLENDVFTATFPDDKFIRKEKGTFNLVDEVSAFRNSFESNADPSLKFITDGLFGYFTHEAVTYFEDIQLKADTRKDRSIPTMQYHVYRYIIAIDHFKNELYIIKNETDFDKESTGLEKIEYLIKNKNFPEYKFYVDGEETSNLKDEEFKALVEKMKKHIYRGDVFQIVPSRAFQTPFRGDEFNVYRALRSINPSPYLFYFDYGSFKIFGSSPEAQLTIKNRVASIFPIAGTFKRSGNDIEDKAIAEKLMNDPKESSEHVMLVDLARNDLSRHCKNVEVKAYKEAQFYSHLIHLVSKVSGTLKEGVNSFKIVADTFPAGTLSGAPKYRAMEIIDENENIKRSFYSGAIGFLGFNGDFNHAIMIRSFLSKDKRLHYQAGAGIVADSDAESELNEVNNKIAALRKAIFMAKEI
- the efp gene encoding elongation factor P, which gives rise to MAKASEIKNGNILRFNGDLVAVEEFIHRTPGNLRAFYQAKMRNVKTGKLVEYRFRTDEEVEICRVETNDYQYLYDDADFFVVMDNRTYEQFNIPKFLFGDAARFLKEGMNVIIAFESEEPIMAQAPHSVELEITYTEPAVKGDTSTNATKLATVETGVEIRVPLFINQGDKVKVDTATGSYIERVKN
- a CDS encoding ROK family protein yields the protein MKQEHILAIDIGGTSIKATVLNTSGEMLVEYQKVPTPEKASPENVIKAIKKLTANFPSFDKISVGFPGYVKKGIIATAPNLGTPLWAGCNLALLIAKELKKPVRLLNDADMQGFGLISGEGLEMVITLGTGFGTALFMDGSLLPHLELAHLPVRKNLTYDKFIGDDALIEDGLEEWNKNVKDVLKTFKTVINYDKLYLSGGNAKKITFKLDDNIKIARNRDGIKGGAFMWQKDDDFCVQSVNP
- a CDS encoding anthranilate synthase component II, with translation MKILVIDNYDSFTYNLVHLLHELGHDATVWRNDKFKLEDVEQFDKILLSPGPGIPSEAGLLLEVIKNYAAKKSIMGVCLGQQAIAEVFGGELYNLSKPVHGTATQIQVTAKDATFEGLPTQFKVGRYHSWAVKSENLPADLEITAVDEHGVAMALKHKTLDVRGVQFHPESVLTEYGKEMINNWLSH
- a CDS encoding lysophospholipid acyltransferase family protein, with protein sequence MNKLFGYLLSPIHYFVFFLALVIFQPIQWLCLKWGGYSAHKKSVDILNFFLVSSYYLLGIRVSFYNPQNLPTNRPIIFVANHQSMYDIPPLIWFLRKYHAKFISKIELTKGIPSISFNLKYGGGANIDRKDSKQSIIEIARLGERMKKNTWGAVIFPEGTRSKNGTMKDFQIGGIATLLKKAPDALIVPIAIENSWKVVQHGSFPLNAFEHIKFTILNPIEPKEIPLEETIIKAQNVIKQIVEKK